The Dunckerocampus dactyliophorus isolate RoL2022-P2 chromosome 13, RoL_Ddac_1.1, whole genome shotgun sequence genome window below encodes:
- the LOC129192690 gene encoding T cell receptor alpha chain MC.7.G5-like gives MKRTLVCVLMVAWSLGSGAQTVNQPTVDMHVVKSNVVMLDCSYEGTSATSYIFWYKKNGQAAPEFILSRFVSGQEKTVSSFDKRFSCSMNASAQRAPLVIEDVQLNDSAIFYCALKPTVTDSSAAHAQKLLYSPQVRGSGAQTVNQPTVDMHVVKSNVVMLDCSYKGTSATSYIFWYKKNGSTKLFFGSGTRLAVEAKEDWEPSFYKLDKLEGNVTACLATGFSRQNAMETAGKGDVFQGSHAVRILGDSLYNQVTLLSAEHGDSCEKGDSGPGWCQDALAPDEKVNLVSLTVLVLRFVFAKTLAINGVMTLRLWLAVPQ, from the exons ATGAAGCGTACGCTGGTGTGTGTGCTGATGGTTGCCTGGAGCCTCG GAAGTGGCGCCCAGACAGTCAACCAGCCAACAGTGGACATGCATGTAGTGAAGAGCAATGTCGTGATGCTGGACTGTAGTTACGAAGGCACCAGTGCTACCAGCTATATCTTCTGGTACAAAAAGAATGGCCAGGCGGCACCAGAGTTCATCTTGAGCCGCTTTGTGAGCGGTCAGGAAAAGACGGTGAGCAGCTTTGACAAGAGGTTCAGCTGCAGCATGAACGCCAGTGCCCAGCGAGCTCCTCTGGTGATCGAAGACGTGCAGCTGAACGACTCCGCCATCTTCTACTGCGCCCTGAAGCCCACAGTGACTGACAGCTCTGCTGCACATGCACAAAAACTCCTGTACTCCCCTCAAGTCAGAG GAAGTGGCGCCCAGACAGTCAACCAGCCAACAGTGGACATGCATGTAGTGAAGAGCAATGTCGTGATGCTGGACTGTAGTTACAAAGGCACCAGTGCAACCAGCTATATCTTCTGGTACAAAAAGAATG GAAGTAccaaattattttttggaaGCGGAACCAGGCTGGCAGTAGAAGCAA aggaGGACTGGGAGCCATCGTTCTACAAATTGGACAAATTGGAGGGTAACGTGACGGCTTGCCTCGCCACTGGCTTCAGCAGACAAAACGCCATGGAGACGGCAGGAAAAGGAGACGTGTTCCAGGGATCGCACGCTGTGCGGATATTGGGTGACTCGCTGTACAATCAGGTGACACTGCTCTCGGCTGAGCACGGCGACTCATGTGAGAAAG GTGACAGTGGACCGGGGTGGTGTCAGGACGCCTTGGCGCCAG ACGAGAAGGTCAACCTGGTCTCTCTCACGGTCCTCGTCCTCCGTTTTGTCTTCGCCAAGACGCTCGCCATCAACGGCGTCATGACGCTGCGCCTGTGGCTCGCTGTACCCCAGTAG